GCTGCATTTGAGTTCCATGATACATAATTTAACACTGAAGTTGcattatttcataaatataaatgttaacatGTTCCTAAATGTTAACATAATATAAAACATGTATGAAAGTTTTTGAGCCATTAACAATTCATATCCTTCATTTTCTGTTCCTCGTGGTCGCATTAATTCCTCCAAGTTATTGTTTCCATCCACTCTATAAGAAAAACAGATAATTCAtatatctgttatatatatatatatatataaaaaacactaAGCATGTTATTTGTGCAAATATTCTTAGAAATCTTCACATCGATAAAATCAGAAAAAGTCtgagaatttttttgtttgctgttaatgttttttttttttttaattaagcatTTACAAAGCAGCTCAGTGTTACTTTTGTTAAGACAAACATAGCAGCAAAGAGAGATTTAATTCCTTTTGAATTTTCTAcgacatggtgtgtgtataactgtTCAACTGTGAATGGATGACAAATCATTCAACTGGAATCATTAGTGCTATATGCCTCGTGGCTCAATAAAAAGAcctatttatattaattaattataattatattatacacacacactatcttgGAAGCAAAACAGCTAATAAATAACTTGCCTCTTTCCCAAGTCATCATACGAAACCTAAAGGAAACACCCATATTACTTACATAAATCAAAGCGCATAATATTGCAAATGACCAGAAGAATGGTTACAGTGCCATCACATGGTCAACATTTCACAAAAAACCTGAGCTCATACCAACTTAATGCCCTCGGCTTCAGATCCACTGCTCCCAGCATCAGGCTTCAATTTCTCAGAGCTAAATGAAGCATATACAATATGGATACTTAGATATGAATAACAATATGGATATGGGTTATTTTGGCCAAAGATATAAGACCTCAAACACACCTTGTGATTTCAGACTCCTGCAGAGGCTTGTGTGAAGGTCCTGAGTGCTGCAAGGATTCGAAATTAAAACAGCCTTGTTATACATGTGGGCTAAAAGAAATGATGACCTTTCATGTCTAGCATACCTTTGCAGATGATCTGTGGTACTTTCCATTTATTTCAGAACCTTCAAGTTTTTCCTTGGATCCTGATTTTGCCTTCTTTCTAACTCTGGCATGAAAAATGATCGACACATTTGGCAAAGAAAAGGCATAAACATATGCGAAATAATGGAATTATAAATTTCTAAATAGTGCTATTCTGTATACATACACcagacactttattaggaacactggtACACCTACTTATTCATGctattatctaatcagccaagtgtgtggcagcagtgcagtgtATGAAGTCATGCAGAATGGTCAGGTAGCTTTGGGAAATGTTCACAACAACCAttagaatggggaaaaatgtgtAGTGATATTGACTGTGACATGACTGTTGATACCAGGCGGGCTGGTTGGAgcatttctataactgctgatctaATGGGATTTTCATGCCCAACAGTCTCTAGAATTTACTTGAAATagtgaaataaagaaaaaaaaacatccagtgagtggCAGTTCTGCATACAGAAATGCCTTGTTAATAAGAGAGGTCAAAGATGAATGGCCAGACAGCTGGTCAGAGCTGACAGAATGGCTACGATGtagtaagcagaaaagcatctttgAGGCTTCAACATCATGATGTCAGGTTTCACTCAGGTTATCAgtcaacagaaagctgaggttgtagtgggcacagactcaccaaaactgTTTAGCCTGGTCTGATGGATCCTGATTTCTACTGAGCCACACAGTTTGTAGTGTCAGAACTTGGCAGCAATAGAATGAATCTATGTCGGGTCGACTTGTCTTGTGCCAATATTTCAGGctagtggaggtggtgtaatgatgtgcGTAAGGTTTTCTTGCCACACTTTGGGCCTGTTAATACCAATCATCGCTTAAATGCCATGTACATTCATTTAGGTCTACAAtttaccatcttctaatggctacttccagcatgatcaTGAACCAAAAAGTTGTCTTAAACTGCTTTCAGGGACATTACAATGAGTTCAGTGCTCTTCAGTGGCCTTgccagtcaccagatctaaatccaaTAGAAAGCCTTTGGATGTGACAGAACAGGAGATTTACAGATTAAAAGTCCACCTGAAAATGTACAGCGACCTTGTGATCCAATCGTGTTGACATGGACCAGAATTTCTAAGGAATGTGTCCaaaatcttgtggaatccatgacTTAAGGAATTGAGAGCAAAGGAAGGCCCTAACCAGTATTAGTatggtgtttctaataaagtgctcagtttGTGTATTTTGAAAAGCTAGTTATGGTGTTTTAAAAAGCAATGTAAAGGGTTTGATGGGTCACTGGGCTAACTTCTAATATTAAAGTCTTTTCTTTACCGGTGGTCTCCTGTCCCAGCTGATCTTTTCTTGCTGTGTGAATGGCCTTCTCTGGCTCTGTCACCTTCCTCTTCCGCAGTCATGTTTCATCACCGAGTTTGAGTAGTATACGACAATGATTTGGTGTTTTATCTCCCAActctgaaaagagagagaatatcaTTCAGACCTACTGGATCCGTCAAAGACAAGAATGGGATTTTTCATATGCAGGTctgaaagaaaacattcataaacaagcaaacattcATAGACAAGGTTTCTAAACTCCATAGTCTAAACTCTTGAGAATAAATGCTGGCTGAATAGTTGTCTAACACCAACTTTAACTTAAACATTCCCAGGTGGTCTGCAACAGAGACATGTTTTTTAATGAGCAGCCGACAAAGCGTGGCCAGTGTGCTAAGAAAAAAACCATGAGCCTTCAACATATCAAGGCTGAAAAATCACCACCTACATATATTATGTACTTTTTCCCCCCCTGAGTTGTTTGTCTTCTAGCTATGCCTAACGCAAAAGAGTGTGAAAAGAGAAAACCGGCGTAGCTAAATCGGGTATTCATATTTTGGGAACGAAGTGACGATGTTAGCTTACCTCCTTATTCACACCTGCAAAATGTTGAAGTTCTCTTCGTTGCTAATTGCGCATGCGCATTAGCCATGTCACCTCCCAAGTTATCGAGCGGTGCAGGTTTAACGCCTTGACGTTCACGCGACGCAAAACTGCTAATTTATTCATCACCTCTTTCTAAGACGAGCAATGTTTTAAAAACTAAATACGGAGGATATTATCATTAGATCACTGTTCTGTAAAAAGGAAAAACCTAATAACCAGTGCACGTTTTTATACAAGGtcacacacatttctttttatattacaGTGATAAGTAGTCACGAGCGCCAACAAGATTAAACATGCCTCTAAATCATTGACATTTGTGGACAAACTTTTCCGAAATGTTCCGTGGTTTGAcaatcatcttcagtaaccatttTATCTTGGAAAGGGCCACTGTGAATCTGGAGCATATCAGAAAAAACTGTTGATTACAGTGCACCATGTGCACACCTTGGGGCAAATCCAACCCAGACAATTCAGTTACCGGTGTGTATTTGGACCTGTGAATAAAACCCAGCACAGAGAGTAAACCAAGCTCAGGATTATTATTCTCTAGGGACTCTGGGGAGCTACACACTTCACTAAGCCTGGTTTcatatttttcacatttcattAACTAAATTGAGTTTTGATGATTGCTGATTAGAAATGACTAACAGTTTCTGTTCAACAGGTTTAagttaaattatttacaatCTGTAGATTTTTATGGGCCACACACCAAATACAACGATGCATGCGATACACAAAAGTCTGCACTTTTggaaatgttcttttttttattacagcaaaAATATCAATAAGGTAAATCTTTTCATCTTGTGTGATAGTTGATGGAAAGACTGACCATCAAAGACATAATTTTCATCAGCAATTTTTGATAATTCTGTTTTCTTAGCAAAACTGGCACTGTGCATGTGTACTGTGTCAACAAGTGTAGTCAGTACAATCCAATGTCCATTGCACTGCCACAAATACGCAAATACATTTGGTATGAAGtttacagtggaaaaaaaaaatcttgcacCATTTACAtttggaagaaaataaaaacattcaacAGTGTTAATCAACTCATCCGTCTAAAATTAATAAACTATCAAGTTCTGATATTCTAATAGTTCAAAAAAATGAACTTAAAACAAGACCAAAACAATAAGACTGCATCTGTTCACCATATCGAAATGGGTAAGAAAAAATTGTTCTACAGTGcattagtgtgagtgtattgaacacgcacacacacacgttatgtTACGAGCATGCTATGGATTCCAGTTGCTGCTCAGCCTCTGCTGCCATCGCTGCTGCTTGCAGCTGTTCAGTCTCGCTCTGCAAGCTGTTTGCAGACAGCTGCTTCCTCTCACTGTGCATGTTGTTCTCATGTCTCTTCAAATCAGATGCTTTGGCAAAGGCCTTGGTGCAGGAGCTACACCTAAAAGGCTTTTCGCCCCGGTGTCGCCGTTCGTGGTCCTTCAGATGGGACTTGTGTTTAAAAGCTTTTTCACACATGTGGCAGTTGAAGGGACGCTCGTTGCTGTGCACCCTCTCGTGTTTCTTCAGATCTGGGGCGCGGATGAAAGACTTGCCACAGTCTTCGCATCTGTAGGGTTTGAAGCCAGTGTGGATTTTTAAATGCTCTTTCAAGTGTGCCTGTGTGGTGAACGCTTTGGTGCATATCTCACATATGAACGGTCTCTCGGCAGAATGCAGCTTTTCATGTTTCCTCAACCGGTTCTCATCCACGAAGGTCTTCCCACAAACCTGGCAGGCGAACTGGTCCCTGTGGCCATACAGCAGGTATTCGAGTTTCATGTCTGCAGTAGCCGTGCTCCACCCAGGAGCTTGCTCATCCTTAACATCCCCCATGCTGTCAGCGAACGCGAGGGTCTGGGTGTGAGCGGCAAGCTCTTTGGGCTCAGTGTCCATTGCTTCCACATCCTGATCATAACAGGCAACCTTGTGTACTTCCTCCTGGGTTAACTCTTTCAATAGTGAGGTGGCTTCCTCCACTCGCAGGGCACTGTTTGGTGATTTGTCTAGATCATGATTGCCTTGAGGCTCCTCTACAATATCGTCAGAAGGTGTGTCGTCCTGGTCCCCAATGACCTGGACATCACCATCTTGATTTAACTGGGGCTCATCTGGTTGAAGTCCCATTTTCACCAGGTCATAAGGATATTTGGCATTTTTATGGTCATTTTTCTCCTCGGAGGACATGTCGCGTTTCTGAGAGCAGAGCTTGTCCAAAAAACGTATTCCAAGTATTTGTCCAGATGACATCATCAAATTGACATCTTTCTTCTTGACTGAAATCTTCGCTGTGTACATGTAATTCAGCACCTCTTCGAAGATGTCGGAGCGAATGAAGTCGATCTCGATGACCGAGGAACTGTCCACCTCGTGCTTCTTAAAAAGCTTTTTGAAGTAATTGCTGCAGGCTGCTAACACACATCGATGTGCCCTGAACTTGACGTCTTCGACCACCACGGCTATGTCACAGTGCTCACCTTCTAGTCTCTGCTCGTTCAAAATCTTCAGGAAAATAGTTTTGTGTTCATCATCCACATATTTCAAAGTTTCtgacatgctggaacagggttctggagggaaagagagaagggagaTCAGAGTTTAGTGTCCTGGGCTTCAGGAATGCTAACAAATAGTTAGGCTATAAATAACTGGGGTCATTTCTTTACAGCTTTTCAGTCAGATCAAGATGTAAACATGTTCTCATTGATTTGAACAGTTCAGGCAGATGCATATATTCCTATAGAGCCTACATGTTTCGAGCCTTTTTTATTTGAGTACTCTGCACAATAAGCTGTGTTTTAAGAGAGCTAAGCAAAGAACGAGTGTACAATCTCTCTCAATATCTTAGCTCCTGAGCCTAAATATGTTGCTAACTAGCAGCAGGCTACCGATATTCCGAGGCCGGAGGTAAAGTACGTGTGAAATGAAGTGTGTTATTTACAGGATAGCACGAACCACGCATGTGTTTACTACTTTGTGAACATGCACTGCGCTAGATAAGGTTTTGTTTGGGCTAATAATCATCTCTTGGTATTATTTACCTGCCGCATTAGCCACCCCGGTTAGCAACCATCTTGTTATGCTATCGCCTAGAGCCAGCGGCTATTATATACGAATAGCATTTAGCAAGACGGCTAGCTAGCCagccagctagctagcttaATACATTCGCCGGCCAGCTAGCTAGCAGTGTATCATTAGCAAACCATTgttatatctgtctctctctctcacacacacaaaactatttCGCAACTAAAATCCCCGTAgaggtaaataaaatgaatgttcATCAAATAAACCAGGCTACATGGCGGCAGTTTATAAACACGGGActccgtgtgtatgtgtgtgtgtgtgtatatatatatatatgagtgtatgtgtatgtgtgcgtgcgtgcgcgcgcgagCGTATATCTTCCCCCCTCAGCAGAGCGCTAGTAATATGGACGCCGTTCACGACGGACACAAGCACGAGCAGCCATGAACACTCCTGACATGACGAAGCCGAGAACGCGCAGGCATCCTGCTCAAACATTatgcaattattttaaaagctgCTCCAATTAGCGAAAAAAGCGCGTTTCTCAACCTTACGTGGCGTTTTGATCCCCTGGAGAAGTCTACGTTGAATGTCACGCAGCCAGTAGTGAATAATGCACTTTGTGTTTTGTTGGCCTGAGGACGAGCACACACACGCGGGAGGACGCGCTTGCGCCAGCACGGAACTGCAGACAGAGCGAGGGCGTGCGCAACCCTGCCGCCAGCCAGCGCGCTTACGCAAACAGCGCACAGCAGTCCACGGCAAGAGCAAGCGGCAGCGCGGCT
The nucleotide sequence above comes from Hemibagrus wyckioides isolate EC202008001 linkage group LG01, SWU_Hwy_1.0, whole genome shotgun sequence. Encoded proteins:
- the zbtb14 gene encoding zinc finger and BTB domain-containing protein 14 is translated as MSETLKYVDDEHKTIFLKILNEQRLEGEHCDIAVVVEDVKFRAHRCVLAACSNYFKKLFKKHEVDSSSVIEIDFIRSDIFEEVLNYMYTAKISVKKKDVNLMMSSGQILGIRFLDKLCSQKRDMSSEEKNDHKNAKYPYDLVKMGLQPDEPQLNQDGDVQVIGDQDDTPSDDIVEEPQGNHDLDKSPNSALRVEEATSLLKELTQEEVHKVACYDQDVEAMDTEPKELAAHTQTLAFADSMGDVKDEQAPGWSTATADMKLEYLLYGHRDQFACQVCGKTFVDENRLRKHEKLHSAERPFICEICTKAFTTQAHLKEHLKIHTGFKPYRCEDCGKSFIRAPDLKKHERVHSNERPFNCHMCEKAFKHKSHLKDHERRHRGEKPFRCSSCTKAFAKASDLKRHENNMHSERKQLSANSLQSETEQLQAAAMAAEAEQQLESIACS